In Scomber japonicus isolate fScoJap1 chromosome 21, fScoJap1.pri, whole genome shotgun sequence, one DNA window encodes the following:
- the LOC128382760 gene encoding pyrin-like produces MASSSEEPNSSNIQSLAAQKMATPTEVLLECLEDLGSEDFELFQWYLYQQGVLEDFKSIPKGHLEKANRIKTVDLMFESYSIKAIKVTKIILGKMNQNDLLKRLSLLPEPKGAFQ; encoded by the exons ATGGCCTCATCCAGCGAGGAGCCCAACAGCTCCAACATACAG aGCTTAGCAGCACAAAAGATGGCAACACCTACAGAGGTCCTCTTGGAGTGTTTGGAGGATTTAGGATCTGAGGACTTTGAATTATTCCAGTGGTACCTGTATCAGCAGGGGGTCCTTGAAGACTTCAAATCAATCCCCAAGGGTCACCTGGAGAAAGCAAACAGAATTAAAACAGTGGATCTGATGTTCGAGAGCTACTCTATAAAGGCTATTAAAGTGACCAAAATTATTTTAGGGAAGATGAATCAGAATGATCTACTGAAACGTTTGTCACTCCTCCCAGAACCTAAAG GAGCCTTTCAGTAG
- the LOC128382100 gene encoding NLR family CARD domain-containing protein 3-like, with amino-acid sequence KLKSNLQEKFQCLFEGIAKAGNPTLLNQIYTPLYITEGGTAEVNDEHEVRQIETATRKQDRPETTIRQEDIFKAPPGRDKPIRRVMTKGVAGIGKTVLTQKFTLDWAEDKANQDIDFTFPFTFRELNVQKEKYSLVELVHHFFTETKEAGICRFEEFQVVFIFDGLDECRLPLDFHNTEILTDVTESTSVDVLLTNLFRGKLLPSARLWITTRPAAANQIPPWCVDMVTEVRGFTDPQKEEYFRKRFRDEEQARTIISHIKTSRSLHIMCHIPVFCWITATVLECSMKSRERGELPKTLTQMYLRLMLLQSEVKNIKYDGGAKKDLRWSPESRKMIESLGKLAFEQLQKGNLIFYESDLTECGIDIREASVCSGVFTEIFKKEDCGLLQVFCFVHLSVQEFLAALHVHLTFIKSGVNLLAGNTIISRFTEMFRSKSARFYYSAVDEALKSPNGHLDLFLRFLLGLSLQTNQPLLRGLLTQIGSSSQANQETVKYIKKRLSENVSAERSINLFHCLNELNDRSLVEEIQQYLRSGSLSTDKLSPAQWSALGFILLSSEKDLDVFDLKKYSASEKVLLRLLPVVKASKKALLTDCNLSERSCAALSSVLSFQSSSLRDLDLSNNNLQDSGVEQLSAGLESPHCGLETLRLNGCKLSERSCEALSSVLSSQSSSLRDLDLSNNNLQDSGVKQLSAGLESPHCELKTLRLTDCKLSERSCAALSSVLSFQSSSLRDLDLSNNNLQDSGVKQLSAGLESPHCGLKTLSLSGCLITEEGCASLASALRANPSHLRELDLSYNHPGDSGEKLLSAGLKDPHWRLDTLSLQPAGVRWLTPGLRKYFCELELDPNTMHRRLILSDNNRKVTRVKKYQSYPDHPDRFDVWQLLCRNDLTGRCYWEVEWRGDVHISVSYRRISRKGASDDCLFGMNDQSWSLWCSDDGYFVWHNKRITYISSSSSSSSSSSSVSNRVAVYVDCPAGTLSFYRVSSDTLIHLHTFNTTFTEPLCAGFWLGSGSVSLCGL; translated from the exons aaactcaagtctaacctgcaggagaagttccagtgtctgtttgaggggattgctaaagcaggaaacccaacccttctgaatcagatctacacaccgctctacatcacagagggagggactgcagaggtcaatgatgaacatgaggtcagacagattgaaacagcaacCAGGAAAcaagacagaccagaaacaacaatcagacaagaagacatctttaaagccccACCTGGAAGAGATAAACCAATCAGAagagtgatgacaaagggagtggctggcattgggaaaacagtcttaacacagaagttcactctggactgggctgaagacaaagccaaccaggacatagacttcacatttccattcactttcagagagctgaatgtgcagAAAGagaagtacagcttggtggaacttgttcatcacttctttactgaaaccaaagaagcaggaatctgcaggtttgaagagttccaggttgtgttcatctttgacggtctggatgagtgtcgacttcctctggacttccacaacactgagatcctgactgatgttacagagtccacctcagtggatgtgctgctgacaaacctcttcagggggaaactgcttccctctgctcgcctctggataaccacacgacctgcagcagccaatcagatccctccttggtgtgttgacatggtgacagaggtcagagggttcactgacccacagaaggaggagtacttcaggaagagattcagagatgaggagcaggccagaaccatcatctcccacatcaagacatcacgaagcctccacatcatgtgccacatcccagtcttctgctggatcactgctacagttctggagtgcagcatgaaaagcagagagagaggagagctgcccaagaccctgactcaGATGTACCTCCGCCTCATGTTGCTTCAATCCGAAGTCAaaaacatcaagtatgatggaggagctaaAAAAGATTTAcgctggagtccagagagcaggaagatgattgagtctctgggaaaactggcttttgagcagctgcagaaaggcaacctgatcttctatgaatcagacctgacagagtgtggcatcgatatcagagaagcctcagtgtgctcaggagtgttcacagagatctttaaaaaggaggactgtgggcTATTgcaggtgttctgcttcgtccatctgagtgttcaggagtttctggctgctcttcatgtccatctgacattcatcaagtctggagtcaatctgctggcaggaAACACAATAATATCCAGGTTCACTGAAATGTTTAGAAGCAAATCAGCACGTTTCTACTacagtgctgtggacgaggccttaaagagtccaaatggacacctggacttgtttctccgcttcctcctgggtctttcactgcagaccaatcagcctctcctacgaggtctgctgacacaaataggaagtagctcacaggccaatcaggaaacagtcaagtacatcaagaagaggctcagtgagaatgtgtctgcagagagaagcatcaatctgttccactgtctgaatgaactgaatgatcgttctctagtggaggagatccaacagtacctgagatcaggaagtctctccacagataaactgtctcctgctcagtggtcagctctgggcttcatcttactgtcatcagaaaaagatctggacgtgtttgacctgaagaaatactctgcttcagagaaggttcttctgaggctgctgccagtggtcaaagcctccaaaaaagctct gctgactgactgtaacctctcagagagaagctgtgcagctctgtcctcagttctcagcttccagtcctctagtctgagagatctggacctgagtaacaacaacctgcaggattcaggagtggagcagctttctgctggactggagagtccacactgtggactggaaactctcag GCTGAATGGCtgtaagctctcagagagaagctgtgaagctctgtcctcagttctcagctcccagtcctctagtctgagagatctggacctgagtaacaacaacctgcaggattcaggagtgaagcagctttctgctggactggagagtccacactgtgaactgaagactctcag gttgactgactgtaagctctcagagagaagctgtgcagctctgtcctcagttctcagcttcCAGTcttctagtctgagagatctggacctgagtaacaacaacctgcaggattcaggagtgaagcagctttctgctggactggagagtccacactgtggactgaagactctcag cctgtcaggatgtctgatcacagaggaaggctgtgcttctctggcctcagctctgcgtgccaacccctcccatctgagagagctggacctgagctacaatcatccaggagactcaggagagaagctgctgtctgctggactgaaggatccacactggagactggacactctcag cctgcagcctgctggagtccgatggttgacaccaggtctgaggaagt atttctgtgaactggaactggatccaaacacaatgcacagaAGACTCatactgtctgataacaacaggaaggtgacacgtgtgaagaagtatcagtcatatcctgatcatccagacagatttgatgtctggcagctgctgtgtagaaatgatctgactggtcgctgttactgggaggtcgagtggagaggagacgttcatatatcagtgagttacagaagaatcagcaggaaaggagccagtgatgactgtttgtttggaatgaacgatcagtcctggagtctgtggtgctctgatgatggttactttgtctggcacaataagagAATAACatacatctcctcctcctcctcctcctcctcctcctcctcctctgtctctaacagagtagcagtgtatgtggactgtcctgctggcactctgtccttctacagagtctcctctgacacactgatccacctccacaccttcaacaccacattcactgaacctctgtgtgctgggttcTGGTTGGGTTCTGGTTCAGTGTCTTTGTGTGGTTTGTAG